The genomic DNA AAACCTGTATTTTTCCCTGGGCCTGGGTGATCCGCTGCCGATTTCTGCGCTCCATGGAAAAGGTGTCGCAGACCTTCTCGATGTAATTGTCGATCGTTTGCGGAAGTTGGATAAAGTAAAGCGGGGGCAAGGTGTGGCAGATGACAGTGCCTTGAAAATTGCTATTCTTGGACGGCCCAATGCCGGGAAATCTTCACTGGTAAATAAACTGCTCAGGCAGAATCGTATGATTGTTGATGCTGCTCCCGGAACTACCCGGGATGCAATTGATTCTGAGCTGACATATAATGATCACCGGGTTGTACTGATCGATACTGCCGGCTTGCGAAAAAAATCTCAGGTAAAAGATAATGTTGAATATTATTCAAATCTTCGGGCCCTGGGAAGCATTCAGCGGAGTGATGTCTGCATTTTGCTTGTTGATGCTGTTGCCGGGCTGGGAGAACAGGACCTGAAAATTCTGGATAAAATACTCGAATTCAACAAAGGTTCCATTTTAGCATGGAATAAATGGGACATTGTCGAAAAGGATTCAAAAACATTCGATCGGTTGAGCGCTGATGTCAAAAAGCAGTATGCCGAATTAAGAAATAGGCCGATCCTTTCCATTTCCGCACTTACCGGCCTGAGAATTAATATGGTTCTGGAGCAGGCTTTCAGGATAAAAGAAAAAATGCATTACAAGGTACCTTCAAAGGAGTTCAGCGATAAAGTATACAACTGGACACGTCTGAATCCTCATCCCATATCGGGGGGTAAGGATGTGAGAATCCTTGCAGGAAAACAACGTCCGGCCGAATACCCCTTATTTATCTTTTATGCATCCAATTTTAAAAATGTCGTTCCCTCGTATAAGAGATATCTTATAAATAAAATTTATGAAAACTACGACTTTGAGGGGTGTCCTGTGAGAGTATCATTCAGACCTCCCGGAAGAAGGACACATCAGTAAGGCAATTAAGTCGAATATTAGTATAGTAAATGAAAAAGATAAGGAGCACGCTGTGAGAATAGCCATTTTAGGCGCTGGTAGCTGGGGGATTGCATTGTCGGTTCTTTTAACAAAACGTGGCCACAAACTTTCTCTGTGGGAGTTTAATAAAGAAGATGCTTTGATGTTAAATGAAAAACGGCAGCATTTCAATAAGCTGCCGGGAATTGAGATACCGTCCGAAATAATTATTACCAACGATATAGGGAAAGCCGTCGAGAATGCTGATTACATCCTTTGCGCGGTCCCCGCCCAGACCATGCGCAGTACAATGAAAATCCTGGCGTCTTCGGTATCATCCGATAAACCGGCGGCTATCAGAGGTTGGATAATTGTTTCAAAAGGTATCGAATGTGGTACGTTAAAGCTTATGACTGAAGTGCTGGTTGAGGAGGTGCCGAATCTTTCGAGCGATAAAATTGTCGTCCTCTCGGGGCCCTCACACGCTGAAGAGGTCTCCCGGGATATTCCCACCACTGTAGTCGCTTCATCGGCAAATTATGCTTTTGCCGAGGAGATACAGAGAGAATTCTCAACAGATTATTTCCGGATTTATACCAATGCCG from Chitinivibrionales bacterium includes the following:
- the der gene encoding ribosome biogenesis GTPase Der, which encodes NLYFSLGLGDPLPISALHGKGVADLLDVIVDRLRKLDKVKRGQGVADDSALKIAILGRPNAGKSSLVNKLLRQNRMIVDAAPGTTRDAIDSELTYNDHRVVLIDTAGLRKKSQVKDNVEYYSNLRALGSIQRSDVCILLVDAVAGLGEQDLKILDKILEFNKGSILAWNKWDIVEKDSKTFDRLSADVKKQYAELRNRPILSISALTGLRINMVLEQAFRIKEKMHYKVPSKEFSDKVYNWTRLNPHPISGGKDVRILAGKQRPAEYPLFIFYASNFKNVVPSYKRYLINKIYENYDFEGCPVRVSFRPPGRRTHQ
- a CDS encoding NAD(P)H-dependent glycerol-3-phosphate dehydrogenase; this encodes MRIAILGAGSWGIALSVLLTKRGHKLSLWEFNKEDALMLNEKRQHFNKLPGIEIPSEIIITNDIGKAVENADYILCAVPAQTMRSTMKILASSVSSDKPAAIRGWIIVSKGIECGTLKLMTEVLVEEVPNLSSDKIVVLSGPSHAEEVSRDIPTTVVASSANYAFAEEIQREFSTDYFRIYTNADIVGVELAASVKNVIAIAAGICDGLGFGDNTKGAILTRGMAEMIRLGAKMGAKERTFSGLAGIGDLITTCMSKHSRNRKIGELIGSGYTLDEALGQMIMIAEGVETTKSVYELAKKYGIEMPITSEVYKTLFEGKSAKAAAKDLMLREFKPENW